A genomic segment from Lutibacter sp. A80 encodes:
- a CDS encoding DUF2493 domain-containing protein, which translates to MKLIIAGSRAFNNYEKLCAECDNILQDQNNIEIVSGAYYRGADKLGEQYAKERGYKLTRFPANWDKFGRAAGPKRNQQMANYADALIAFWDSKSRGTKNMIDLSKQAGLQLIINCYQ; encoded by the coding sequence ATGAAACTAATAATTGCCGGAAGTCGAGCCTTCAATAATTACGAAAAATTATGTGCCGAATGTGATAACATTCTCCAGGATCAAAACAATATTGAAATTGTATCCGGAGCCTATTACAGAGGAGCCGACAAGCTTGGAGAACAATACGCAAAAGAACGAGGATATAAATTAACTAGGTTCCCTGCAAATTGGGATAAGTTTGGGAGAGCTGCTGGACCAAAAAGAAACCAACAAATGGCAAATTATGCTGATGCATTAATTGCCTTTTGGGATAGTAAAAGCAGAGGTACAAAAAATATGATTGACCTTTCAAAGCAAGCAGGCTTGCAATTAATAATTAATTGTTATCAATAG
- a CDS encoding ABC-three component system protein translates to MEKHINNNGPIKKQLNIKENNGPIIFTKKTRFARRFEKLNEEVKNDERYEGTMEALKFYLTKLDGISAETKLSDGGFSENEVISAIKRKEKYAKRLQLNRFFESAQWIDSQLFAKIKMDFEAFITPLIDIGSSKSEILKEVVVKVIQPVLDLINLEGEDDEILNYNAEDIFGMVYYLTGQCHINWKNYDSI, encoded by the coding sequence ATGGAAAAACACATTAACAACAATGGTCCTATCAAAAAACAATTAAATATAAAGGAAAATAACGGACCCATTATTTTTACCAAGAAAACTAGATTTGCACGAAGATTTGAGAAACTAAACGAAGAAGTTAAAAATGATGAAAGGTATGAAGGGACAATGGAAGCTTTAAAATTTTATTTAACCAAACTTGATGGAATTAGTGCTGAAACAAAATTATCTGATGGTGGTTTTAGCGAAAATGAAGTTATTTCTGCAATCAAGAGAAAAGAAAAGTATGCTAAACGTCTTCAACTAAATAGATTTTTTGAATCCGCACAATGGATAGACAGTCAATTATTCGCAAAAATAAAAATGGATTTCGAAGCATTTATTACACCATTAATTGATATTGGTTCTTCCAAAAGTGAAATATTAAAAGAAGTAGTTGTAAAAGTAATTCAGCCTGTACTCGATTTAATAAATTTAGAAGGTGAAGATGATGAAATATTAAACTACAATGCGGAAGATATCTTTGGGATGGTTTATTACTTAACAGGTCAATGTCACATAAATTGGAAAAATTATGATAGTATATAA
- a CDS encoding ABC-three component system middle component 5 yields MIVYNQALDLYHTIFRLLHLLNKFENKSVIEIERIRIWDFYLLFPSKIHEIKLKQGESDIRKLRKQFIKDSKNPYEKISESRKIFEKIKPYQLAAFNCIASYGIIDKSFLNQQRISIINKEILIEFVKNFEDLPAKEKNVIALMTSHFNQISLFGTDGLKSRTNLLESKYDA; encoded by the coding sequence ATGATAGTATATAACCAAGCTCTAGACTTATATCATACAATTTTCAGATTACTTCACTTACTAAATAAGTTTGAAAACAAAAGTGTAATTGAAATTGAAAGGATAAGAATTTGGGATTTTTATTTACTATTCCCAAGTAAAATTCACGAAATAAAGCTAAAGCAGGGAGAATCTGACATACGGAAGTTAAGAAAACAATTCATAAAAGATTCAAAAAATCCTTATGAGAAAATATCTGAAAGCCGTAAGATATTTGAAAAAATAAAACCATACCAACTAGCTGCATTTAACTGTATAGCTTCATATGGAATTATAGATAAATCTTTTTTAAATCAACAAAGAATATCAATAATAAACAAAGAAATATTGATTGAATTTGTTAAGAATTTTGAAGATTTACCTGCAAAAGAAAAAAACGTAATTGCTTTAATGACTTCTCATTTTAACCAAATATCATTATTTGGAACGGATGGATTAAAGAGCAGAACTAACCTATTAGAAAGTAAATATGATGCGTAA
- a CDS encoding AAA family ATPase → MMRNNLFLNRLRIYTENGEIAYDEKFHKGVNIIRGDNSSGKSTITHFIFFVLGGAFNDFVPEARLCSQAIAEVEMNGATFTIKRDIIKDEKSNISTQSPLYFFWGNMDESFNPPVDKSWQKFGYKTTENRKSFSNIMFDNLDLPIVKGDNNITFHQILRLLYIDQESPTSSLFLYEHFDSQLTRETVSDLLLGVYNEELYENKKRLISAEKEFESIKSEIKATSHFFSDPLALNPIHINEAIENREIAISEIQQEIVSIRNKDKEVNYEKDSELSFQKLNQDAILQRKIVADIENQITYLNNEIEDSAFFIETLDKKIIALKNSIHTREFLGNLPLEYCPECLSKIKTNTESSNCKLCKEPIDESFGVVQARRMELEIGFQINESKKILEINKRNLLELESKHSSEIGKLHDIQKQVNSALEDVKSFNEEAIDNLNNKKGFIEGEILQFRTMLENAELYDRLLQKKNQLGKEVSYLKSYIFKTEKAQTLLKQTINEKIKEEGIYLLNNDLERQDEFKNANDFFIDYSNNIAFLTSKFSKYSASSNFYLKVAARFSIFLASLHIDEMRYPRFIFADNMEDKGIEMIRAQNLQDLLIKRVNDFDGDNYQMIYTTSYITEELNKSILVVGDYYTKENPSLKNIK, encoded by the coding sequence ATGATGCGTAATAATTTATTCCTAAACAGACTCCGTATTTATACTGAAAATGGAGAAATCGCTTATGATGAAAAATTTCATAAAGGCGTAAATATAATTCGTGGTGATAATAGTAGTGGTAAATCAACTATTACACATTTTATTTTTTTCGTATTGGGTGGAGCTTTCAATGATTTTGTACCAGAAGCAAGGTTATGCTCACAAGCTATTGCAGAAGTTGAAATGAATGGTGCTACATTTACTATTAAACGAGATATTATAAAAGACGAAAAAAGTAATATAAGCACACAATCACCTTTATACTTTTTTTGGGGTAATATGGATGAAAGTTTTAATCCACCTGTAGATAAAAGTTGGCAAAAATTTGGTTACAAGACTACTGAAAATAGAAAAAGTTTTTCAAATATAATGTTTGACAATCTTGATTTACCAATTGTTAAAGGAGATAACAATATTACATTTCACCAAATATTAAGACTTTTATATATTGATCAAGAATCACCAACTAGTTCATTATTTTTATATGAACATTTTGACAGTCAATTGACAAGAGAGACTGTATCTGACTTATTATTAGGTGTATATAATGAAGAACTTTATGAGAATAAAAAACGTCTGATATCTGCTGAAAAAGAGTTTGAAAGTATTAAAAGTGAAATAAAAGCAACTTCACATTTTTTTTCTGACCCTCTAGCGCTTAATCCAATACATATTAACGAAGCGATAGAAAATAGAGAGATTGCAATATCTGAAATCCAACAAGAAATTGTATCTATAAGAAATAAGGATAAGGAAGTTAATTATGAAAAAGATTCAGAACTTTCTTTTCAAAAACTAAATCAAGATGCAATTTTACAACGTAAAATTGTTGCTGATATAGAAAATCAAATTACTTATTTGAACAATGAAATTGAAGACTCTGCCTTTTTTATAGAAACACTTGATAAAAAAATAATAGCGTTAAAGAATTCTATTCATACGAGAGAATTTTTAGGGAATCTTCCTCTAGAATACTGTCCAGAGTGCTTATCAAAAATAAAAACAAATACAGAAAGTTCAAATTGTAAACTATGCAAAGAACCAATAGATGAATCTTTTGGAGTAGTTCAAGCAAGAAGAATGGAACTTGAAATTGGTTTCCAGATTAATGAATCAAAAAAAATACTTGAAATTAATAAGAGAAATTTATTAGAATTAGAATCTAAACATTCAAGTGAAATAGGAAAACTTCACGATATTCAAAAACAAGTTAATTCCGCATTAGAAGACGTTAAGTCATTTAATGAAGAAGCAATAGACAACTTAAACAATAAAAAAGGTTTTATAGAAGGGGAAATTCTTCAATTTAGAACAATGTTAGAAAATGCAGAATTATATGACAGATTACTCCAAAAGAAGAATCAATTAGGAAAAGAAGTAAGTTATCTAAAATCGTATATTTTCAAAACAGAGAAAGCCCAAACATTATTAAAACAAACAATAAACGAAAAAATTAAGGAAGAAGGAATTTACTTACTTAACAATGATTTAGAGAGGCAAGATGAATTTAAAAACGCAAATGATTTCTTTATAGATTATTCAAATAACATTGCATTTTTAACCAGTAAGTTTTCAAAATATTCAGCAAGTTCAAATTTCTATTTAAAAGTTGCGGCAAGATTTTCGATCTTTTTAGCTTCATTACATATAGATGAGATGAGGTATCCAAGATTTATTTTTGCAGATAATATGGAAGACAAAGGTATTGAAATGATAAGAGCTCAAAATCTACAAGATTTATTAATTAAACGAGTTAATGATTTTGATGGAGATAATTATCAAATGATTTATACGACTTCATACATAACTGAAGAACTTAACAAAAGCATACTAGTTGTGGGAGATTATTACACAAAAGAAAATCCAAGTCTAAAAAACATTAAGTAA